The nucleotide sequence TGCAagattatatttcattaatttatctACACATACGCCGTACTGTAAATCCAAAATTAGAACCATTGCATTTTGTATAATAGCATAATTgcattataacaaaatatgtaatttcaatttaagttcGTTAACAGTCCATTAAAggtaatttgatttttatgttgttgttataGTTATTGAAGCAATATACTGTAGTTACCATAGAGTTGTGACaacataaaagttaaaactgttttaaatatgtttttctctAACAGTCTCATTGTAAAGTGTAGTAATAAATAATTTGGCAGTATTCAGCAACACACCAATATAGAACAATCGCCTTACTGCCAAACATATGTTTAGAACATATCGTTATGAGCATTCATAAATGTCTATGTACTTTTTTCAGGAACGGTGCTTCTGACAACTGACAAACAGTATGCGACTTTGTATGGACAAATAACACTTACGTGCAGTGTTAATATGGACGGTGCTAACGACGTTAACTTCAAAAGAGGCAGCTCTAAGCTCTTTCAACTTGGCTCATGTGATATATTTGAATGCCAAACCGTAAACacgacaaaatacaaaatattaaagaatacCCAGACAAAGAAGTTTGACTTGGTTAACTTAACGATCAATGACTTCAGAGAAACTGACAGCGACAACTATCACTGTGAAGTGGTGAACAATGGAGACTCTGGatccatttttttaacttacacAGGTAATTAATTCTGAATGGAATGTTATTGAAgagttatattatatatagttaTGCAGAGGAATTCATTAGTTGTATGGTTAAATGTTTGGATAGTATGTGAAGATACTTTATATGTAAGtgcaaactttgaaaataattaaaaacaaattagtgTTATTCTTTTTGTGCTTAAGTTGAatgaaaattgcaaaatgaaGCTGCACGATGAAacacacttttgaaaaaaactttttactGAATgccaagttttatttttgtattaatttactAGATCAACTGTATGCAATCataccatttatatttttatatcatttccaTCTTAGCCCCaattcataaaattgttttacgGGCGAAAATTTGAccgatttaatattttttgtatttttgggATTCTTCACACATTCCGTggaatatgtttcattttgttttatattgaggGACAAATATGATCCTTCCGTTTAATTATATCACATTTCGAATCATAAGCAGTAGTACCTTCAAATGTCCTCGATCTTCTTACTTTAC is from Mya arenaria isolate MELC-2E11 chromosome 9, ASM2691426v1 and encodes:
- the LOC128246671 gene encoding uncharacterized protein LOC128246671, producing MGLMESMFIRRFAVIMIFTMITQCKGTVLLTTDKQYATLYGQITLTCSVNMDGANDVNFKRGSSKLFQLGSCDIFECQTVNTTKYKILKNTQTKKFDLVNLTINDFRETDSDNYHCEVVNNGDSGSIFLTYTAVQKLS